The following coding sequences lie in one Gadus macrocephalus chromosome 1, ASM3116895v1 genomic window:
- the fmodb gene encoding fibromodulin — MRAAGLLFMVCLVDLNLAQGVNQLQWLAQLRGRWRRPQALWANGQDQDCPLECDCPAKYPAAMYCHGRNLHHVPYVPSHIKYVYLQRNQITGIQDGVFDNATNLVWLVLFQNRLNSDKIGKNVFGKLRQLERLYLDHNELSRVPSNLPKSIKELRLGNNQISKIQAESFEGMTELASLQLQANVIEDVGGAFKGLKSLAVLDMTKNNLRKMPKSLPESLHQLYLGSNKIESVPADFLSMHPKLQFLRLSSNMLTDEGIPSNVFNVSTLVELDLSHNKLERIPMLSRDLEYLYLEANRIKEFSLSSFCSVVDMTNFSKLRVLRLDANKISARDIPTEAVYCLRLAASINV, encoded by the exons ATGCGGGCTGCGGGGCTCCTcttcatggtgtgtctggtggacCTGAACTTGGCCCAAGGGGTCAACCAGTTGCAGTGGTTGGCCCAGCTGCGGGGCCGCTGGCGCCGGCCTCAGGCCCTCTGGGCCAACGGCCAGGACCAAGACTGCCCCCTGGAGTGCGACTGTCCCGCCAAGTACCCCGCCGCCATGTACTGCCACGGCCGCAACCTGCACCACGTGCCCTACGTCCCCTCGCACATCAAGTACGTCTACCTGCAGAGGAACCAGATCACGGGCATCCAGGACGGGGTGTTCGACAACGCCACCAACCTGGTCTGGCTGGTGCTGTTTCAGAACCGCCTCAACTCCGACAAGATCGGGAAGAACGTGTTTGGAAAGCTGAGGCAACTGGAACGCCTCTACTTAGATCACAACGAGCTCAGCCGTGTCCCGTCCAACCTGCCCAAGTCCATCAAGGAGCTCCGCCTTGGCAACAACCAGATCTCCAAGATCCAGGCGGAGTCCTTCGAGGGCATGACCGAGCTGGCCAGTCTTCAGCTCCAAGCCAACGTCATCGAGGACGTTGGAGGGGCGTTCAAGGGGCTGAAGTCTCTGGCCGTACTGGACATGACGAAGAACAACCTTCGCAAGATGCCCAAGAGCCTTCCGGAGAGCCTCCACCAGCTTTATCTGGGCTCTAATAAGATAGAGAGCGTTCCTGCCGACTTTCTGAGCATGCATCCCAAATTGCAGTTCTTAAGGTTGAGTAGTAACATGCTAACAGATGAGGGTATTCCATCCAATGTGTTTAATGTGAGCACGCTGGTGGAACTGGACCTTTCCCACAACAAACTGGAAAGGATCCCCATGTTGAGCAGGGACCTGGAGTACCTCTACCTAGAGGCCAATCGTATTAAAG AATTCTCTTTGAGCAGTTTTTGCAGTGTGGTAGACATGACCAACTTCTCAAAATTGAGAGTGCTGCGTTTGGATGCAAATAAGATTAGTGCCAGAGACATTCCAACTGAAGCCGTCTACTGTTTGCGCCTTGCTGCCTCCATAAATGTTTAG